aagtaaaaacTCAAATGGATCTTGCATTGACTTTGACCTTAAAGCCATGTTCCATACGAAGAACCATAGAAAGCTTTGGAGTTACACGATGAGGTTCCACAACATGGAAGTGAAATTTCCATAACATAGCAGTTGCAATCATTTTCATATGAACAAAAGTCATATCTTTCCCAAGGCAACTTCTAGGACCTGCATTAAATGCTATGAACTTGTAAGATGGTACCTGTATAATAACTCCTTTATCTGATATCCATCTCTCTGGCTTAAATTCCATGCAGTCTTTTCCCCATATTTGTTCCATCCTTCCCATTGCATACATAGAATACATTACTTTTGTATTTGGACTAACATGATCTCCACTAGGTAATATATCAGATTTTTTTGCACACTTATGTTCAGATGGTATTGGAGGATAAAGTCTTAAAGCTTCACATATAGCTCCATGAATGTAAACTAGCTTCTCAAGCTTTTCCATACTTATATTTTGTATCCAATTCTCCTCTTGTGTTACACAATTATCTTTCATCTCTTGAATAATTTTAGCTTCTATAACAGGATGTGTTGAAACTAACCAAAACAACCAACAAAGAGATGCACTGATTGTTCCATTTCCTGCAGCTAAGAGATTGAATGCAGTGTCTCTAAGATACTTGTCATCCATTTTCCCCTTTCCCAAACTTTCTTCCATTAGTGATTTTACCAAGCAAGATTGTGATTCATCCACATCTTCACTGCTGTTGAACTTTCTTTGCTCCTCTTCATCTTTGCAATAACTTATACATTTATACAAGAATTTGTCAAGACTTTCTTGAGATGACTTGTAATTCATTTCCTTACCAATTTGCAGCCATTTTTGTAGTTTCCAAACACTTTTTGGAATATAGTGTCTGGACATTAATATAGCCTCGATAATAGAAATAGCTTTTACATAAGCGACATCTGATAACTCGTCGTTGAATTTGTAAGGGAGGGAATTAGGATCAAATCCAAATAAAAGATTGCAAGTGAGGTCAAATGTGAACCTCTCAAGAATATCTTGTAAATCAAGTACTTGTCTAGGTTTGGATGCAATATTATCAAGAAATGGTAAAAGACATTTTTCTAGCTTCTTTTTAATGTTTTGTTGAATAAATATCTCAATGTTTTTCCTTTTGAGCAATGAATGAAGCAATGTCCTCTCATGTTTCCATTCATCGGAATCCAAATTGAAAATTCCACCACCAAGAATATCAAAGATCTCATGGAAATCAGATCCTTTCCCATAGTTGCTGAAATTCTTGCTTGTTAAGTGGTGCACATTCATGGCATCACTAGTCATGATAAAGTTGGTATTTGTGAACCAAGGTCCTTTAAAATGAAAAGTGCCTCCATGATGTTTCATAATTATTGTAATAAAATCATGAATATTGGATTGATTAAGTAAAACTGTTGGTAGCATGCCAATAATTGGCCAATTTGGTAAAGGCACATTTCTATTGTATCTCCAAATATAGTAGCATATGATGAAGAAAATA
The genomic region above belongs to Cicer arietinum cultivar CDC Frontier isolate Library 1 chromosome 4, Cicar.CDCFrontier_v2.0, whole genome shotgun sequence and contains:
- the LOC101495087 gene encoding alkane hydroxylase MAH1-like, with amino-acid sequence MFQYIITLFVAIFFIICYYIWRYNRNVPLPNWPIIGMLPTVLLNQSNIHDFITIIMKHHGGTFHFKGPWFTNTNFIMTSDAMNVHHLTSKNFSNYGKGSDFHEIFDILGGGIFNLDSDEWKHERTLLHSLLKRKNIEIFIQQNIKKKLEKCLLPFLDNIASKPRQVLDLQDILERFTFDLTCNLLFGFDPNSLPYKFNDELSDVAYVKAISIIEAILMSRHYIPKSVWKLQKWLQIGKEMNYKSSQESLDKFLYKCISYCKDEEEQRKFNSSEDVDESQSCLVKSLMEESLGKGKMDDKYLRDTAFNLLAAGNGTISASLCWLFWLVSTHPVIEAKIIQEMKDNCVTQEENWIQNISMEKLEKLVYIHGAICEALRLYPPIPSEHKCAKKSDILPSGDHVSPNTKVMYSMYAMGRMEQIWGKDCMEFKPERWISDKGVIIQVPSYKFIAFNAGPRSCLGKDMTFVHMKMIATAMLWKFHFHVVEPHRVTPKLSMVLRMEHGFKVKVNARSI